In Euphorbia lathyris chromosome 9, ddEupLath1.1, whole genome shotgun sequence, the following are encoded in one genomic region:
- the LOC136206902 gene encoding L-type lectin-domain containing receptor kinase S.4-like, which produces MAFLFMLFYALLFFSIHVSSQLQNELFFPGFKNVDTTIDLTGVAEFHKNGILRLTNETSRLMGHAFYTSPFKFKSSTDGKVFSFSTSFALAIVPEYPKLGGHGLAFTISASKHLQALPSQYLGLLNATDVGNFTNHLLAVEFDTVRDFEFGDIDDNHVGIDINSLKSNASAPAAYYTNDSSTSNSSKQDLNLKSGKPILVWIDYDSIQNVLNVTISPVNKKPKSPILSFPIDLSPVFQEQMYVGFSASTGLLASSHYILGWSFKLNGESKDLDLSSLPSIPSNSKKKHPNSTIGVIISSVCLAVLVLSFAIFYLIRKIRNAETIEAWELEMGPHRFSYKELKQATKGFSDKEILGQGGFGQVFKGTLSTPDSKIEIAVKRISNDSNQGLREFVSEISSVGKLRHRNLVQLLGWCRKKDDFLLVYDYMCNGSLDRFLFDEPKHVLNWEQRFKIIKDVASGLLYLHEGYEQVVIHRDVKASNVLLDSELTGRLGDFGLARLYEHGSNPGTTRVVGTLGYLAPELPRTGKATTSSDVYAYGALLLEVACGRRPVEGKALPEEMVLVDWVWDMYREGKWVDVVDKKLNGDYNEKEMKMVIKLGIMCSNDVAVARPLIRQVMRYLDGEIRVPDNVLPPHGGIGSRSSGIEGFDEFVNSSSFDDMNSYSCYSFTENGGTNLLSFSSSPPQAQTR; this is translated from the coding sequence ATGGCCTTTCTTTTTATGCTTTTCTATGCTCTTCTTTTCTTCTCAATCCATGTTTCTTCCCAGCTTCAAAATGAACTCTTCTTTCCCGGGTTTAAAAATGTCGACACCACCATCGATTTAACCGGAGTTGCAGAGTTCCATAAAAATGGCATTCTCCGTTTAACCAACGAAACCAGTAGATTAATGGGTCACGCTTTCTACACCTCCCCATTCAAATTCAAAAGCTCCACCGACGGAAAggttttttctttctcaactTCCTTCGCTCTAGCCATCGTCCCCGAATACCCAAAGCTCGGCGGCCATGGCTTAGCTTTCACAATCTCAGCCTCAAAACATCTCCAAGCTCTTCCAAGTCAGTATCTTGGTCTTCTCAATGCAACTGATGTAGGTAATTTCACTAATCATCTCCTCGCCGTCGAATTCGACACCGTTCGAGACTTTGAGTTCGGAGATATTGATGATAACCATGTCGGAATCGACATCAACAGCTTGAAGTCTAACGCATCTGCTCCTGCAGCATATTACACCAATGATTCTTCTACTTCAAATTCTTCAAAGCAGGATCTAAATCTCAAAAGTGGAAAACCAATTTTGGTTTGGATCGACTATGATTCAATCCAAAATGTTCTTAATGTCACAATTTCACCTGTTAACAAAAAACCCAAATCCCCAATTTTATCATTTCCTATAGATCTCTCCCCAGTTTTTCAAGAACAGATGTATGTTGGGTTTTCGGCTTCCACAGGTTTGCTAGCTAGCTCGCATTATATATTGGGATGGAGCTTTAAATTAAACGGGGAATCAAAAGATTTAGATCTTTCCTCTCTACCTTCAATTCCTTCAAATTCAAAGAAGAAACACCCAAATTCAACAATAGGAGTAATCATTTCATCAGTTTGTCTGGCAGTTCTTGTGCTATCATTTGCAATTTTTTACCTAATCAGAAAAATCAGAAACgcagaaacaatagaagcttGGGAGCTCGAAATGGGTCCTCATCGATTCTCATATAAAGAGCTCAAGCAAGCAACAAAAGGTTTCAGCGACAAAGAGATACTCGGACAAGGCGGTTTCGGACAAGTCTTCAAAGGTACACTTTCCACCCCCGATTCAAAAATTGAAATAGCAGTTAAACGGATTTCAAATGATTCAAATCAAGGCCTGCGTGAATTCGTATCAGAAATCTCAAGTGTAGGCAAACTCCGCCATAGAAATCTAGTTCAATTACTAGGTTGGTGTAGAAAAAAAGACGACTTTCTCCTCGTTTATGACTACATGTGCAACGGAAGTTTAGACAGATTCCTATTTGATGAACCCAAACATGTCCTAAATTGGGAACAAAGGTTTAAGATTATAAAAGACGTAGCTTCAGGTCTTTTATACTTACACGAAGGCTACGAACAAGTGGTGATCCACAGAGATGTGAAAGCGAGTAATGTATTACTCGACAGTGAATTAACCGGGAGACTCGGCGACTTCGGGTTAGCAAGATTATACGAACACGGGTCAAACCCGGGTACAACTCGGGTCGTGGGGACATTGGGATATCTAGCACCGGAATTACCGAGAACCGGAAAAGCAACGACCAGCTCAGATGTGTATGCGTATGGGGCATTGTTGTTAGAAGTGGCTTGTGGTCGGCGACCGGTGGAGGGAAAGGCGTTGCCGGAGGAAATGGTGCTTGTGGATTGGGTATGGGACATGTATAGGGAGGGGAAATGGGTTGATGTTGTGGATAAGAAGTTAAATGGGGATTATaatgagaaagagatgaaaatggTGATAAAATTGGGGATTATGTGTTCGAATGACGTGGCGGTGGCTAGGCCGTTGATTAGGCAAGTGATGAGATATTTGGATGGTGAGATTAGAGTGCCGGACAATGTGTTGCCGCCACATGGTGGAATTGGAAGTAGAAGTAGTGGGATTGAGGGGTTTGATGAATTTGTGAATTCATCTTCTTTTGATGATATGAATAGTTATAGTTGTTATTCTTTTACTGAAAATGGGGGGACGAATTTGTTGTCTTTTTCTAGTTCCCCTCCTCAAGCTCAGACTAGATAG